A region of Deinococcus rubellus DNA encodes the following proteins:
- the ftsZ gene encoding cell division protein FtsZ: MQAARIRVIGLGGAGNNAVNRMIESGLEGVEFIAGNTDAQVLAKSHAEVRIQLGDRLTRGLGAGANPEVGEKAAMEDRERIKEYLEGTDMLFITAGMGGGTGTGSAPVVAEVAREMNILTVGIVTKPFKFEGPRRSKVAEDGILKLQERVDGMIVVNNEKLLTAVDKKVSIRDAFLIADRVLYYGVKGISDVINVEGMINVDFADVRNLLSNAGAVLMGIGSGRGDKLADEAAASAINSPLLERGVEGARRILVNVTGGYDLSMNDAHEIVEKIRDATGHEDPDMLFGVSFDENAGEEVRVTVIATGFNETQNPLGGGRLDPIPSSTVRTSRGQSHYDPKDYDIPAFLRQVDRG; encoded by the coding sequence ATGCAAGCGGCTAGAATTCGCGTGATCGGCCTGGGTGGAGCAGGAAACAACGCCGTCAACCGCATGATTGAGTCGGGGCTGGAAGGCGTGGAATTTATCGCCGGAAACACCGACGCACAGGTGCTGGCCAAAAGCCACGCCGAAGTCCGGATTCAGCTCGGAGACCGCCTGACGCGCGGCCTGGGCGCGGGAGCCAACCCTGAGGTGGGCGAGAAAGCGGCGATGGAAGACCGCGAACGCATCAAGGAATACCTCGAAGGCACCGATATGCTCTTTATCACGGCGGGCATGGGCGGCGGCACTGGCACCGGCTCCGCGCCGGTGGTGGCCGAGGTTGCCCGCGAGATGAACATCCTGACGGTGGGCATCGTGACCAAGCCCTTCAAGTTCGAGGGACCGCGCCGCAGCAAGGTGGCCGAGGACGGCATCCTGAAGTTGCAGGAGCGGGTCGACGGCATGATCGTCGTCAACAACGAAAAGCTCCTGACCGCCGTCGACAAGAAAGTCTCGATCCGCGACGCCTTCCTGATCGCCGACCGGGTGCTGTACTACGGCGTCAAGGGCATCAGTGACGTGATCAACGTGGAAGGCATGATCAACGTTGATTTCGCCGACGTTCGCAACCTTCTTTCCAACGCGGGCGCAGTCCTGATGGGCATCGGCTCGGGCCGGGGCGACAAGCTGGCCGACGAGGCCGCTGCCAGCGCCATCAACAGTCCGCTGCTGGAGCGCGGCGTCGAGGGTGCCCGCCGCATTCTGGTCAACGTGACCGGCGGCTACGACCTCTCGATGAACGACGCCCACGAAATTGTCGAGAAGATCCGTGACGCCACCGGCCACGAGGACCCCGACATGCTATTCGGCGTGTCGTTCGACGAGAACGCGGGCGAGGAAGTGCGCGTCACGGTCATCGCCACCGGCTTCAACGAAACCCAGAACCCGCTGGGCGGCGGGCGGCTCGACCCGATTCCCTCCTCCACGGTGCGGACCTCGCGCGGCCAGAGCCACTATGACCCCAAGGACTACGACATCCCGGCCTTCCTGCGCCAGGTGGACCGGGGCTAG
- the rpsP gene encoding 30S ribosomal protein S16 translates to MVKIRLSRFGSTHNPHYRIVVTDARRPRDGGYIENLGHYDPRKTTENYLKVNVERTQHWLANGAQATDTARRLLKSQGVKF, encoded by the coding sequence ATGGTCAAGATTCGCCTTTCCCGCTTCGGTTCGACCCACAACCCCCACTACCGCATCGTGGTCACCGATGCCCGCCGCCCCCGCGACGGCGGCTACATCGAGAACCTGGGTCACTACGACCCGCGCAAGACCACCGAGAACTACCTCAAGGTGAACGTGGAGCGCACCCAGCACTGGCTGGCCAATGGTGCCCAGGCCACCGATACGGCCCGCCGCCTGCTCAAGTCGCAGGGCGTGAAGTTCTAA
- a CDS encoding permease prefix domain 1-containing protein: MTRQAAGRSGKMLSLNEYIQRATLGLPKAERLDAAAELRAHLLERVAELEQKGFAREEAEFLAVQAMGDPAPMNRGLLGWSLPRTLGWAVLGLMSLATGSWWVYNNLMPPKEGINVTGSNLKPDDMAVLWYNPDAPLGIDANSYSAVLTYPKATRTIYYAYITPDHVMIKSNVLSTVNEYAVSKRWPGSYRYQERWLVAGQEGSNACPQD, from the coding sequence ATGACCCGCCAGGCTGCTGGCCGATCCGGCAAAATGCTGAGCCTGAATGAGTATATTCAGCGCGCCACACTTGGCCTACCCAAAGCCGAGCGACTGGACGCCGCTGCCGAACTGCGGGCACACCTGCTGGAGCGGGTGGCTGAGCTGGAGCAAAAAGGCTTTGCGCGGGAGGAAGCCGAGTTTCTGGCGGTGCAGGCAATGGGCGACCCGGCTCCAATGAACCGGGGACTGCTGGGCTGGAGCCTCCCCCGAACCCTCGGCTGGGCGGTACTGGGCTTGATGTCGCTGGCAACCGGGAGTTGGTGGGTCTACAACAACCTGATGCCGCCAAAAGAAGGCATCAACGTGACCGGCAGCAATCTCAAGCCGGACGATATGGCGGTGCTCTGGTACAACCCCGATGCGCCGCTCGGAATCGATGCGAACTCTTACAGCGCAGTCCTGACTTACCCGAAAGCCACCCGGACCATCTACTACGCCTACATCACGCCGGACCATGTGATGATCAAGAGCAATGTCCTTTCTACCGTCAATGAGTACGCCGTGTCCAAGCGCTGGCCGGGCAGTTACCGTTATCAGGAACGCTGGCTGGTTGCTGGTCAGGAGGGCTCGAACGCCTGCCCGCAGGACTAG
- a CDS encoding 3-deoxy-7-phosphoheptulonate synthase, with product MPEKVISEPVIANTHVSRFDPLTSPRDLKAELPLTEKAQQTVTRARQSVQRIVHKEDPRLLLIVGPCSIHDEAQALEYAARLAKLRTQYADRLEIVMRVYMDKPRTTVGWRGYLNDPHMNGQNDFNLGLKMTRRLMLKINELGVPVGTELLDPFVPQYIDDQLSWGAIGARTTESQTHRAMVSGVSAPVGFKNGTGGNIKLAVDAIVSAGKPHTFLGITDEGQAAVVSTRGNPDGHVILRGGRFGPNYAAEHVQETLGLMTDAKVTAGLVVDCSHHNSNYQFEKQLDAWHDVILQRVAGNDALIGLMLESNLNEGKQGIPADHADLKYGVSVTDACVGWESTEELLKWAYEQMGAVVKSEVVS from the coding sequence ATGCCAGAAAAAGTCATCTCGGAACCCGTGATCGCCAACACCCACGTTTCCCGCTTCGATCCGTTGACCTCGCCGCGCGACCTCAAGGCCGAACTGCCGCTGACCGAGAAGGCCCAGCAGACCGTGACCCGCGCCCGCCAGAGCGTGCAACGGATCGTCCACAAGGAAGACCCCCGGCTGCTGCTGATCGTGGGACCGTGCAGCATCCACGACGAGGCGCAGGCGCTGGAGTACGCGGCCCGGCTCGCCAAACTCCGCACCCAGTACGCGGACCGGCTGGAAATCGTGATGCGTGTTTACATGGACAAGCCGCGCACCACCGTCGGCTGGCGCGGTTATCTCAACGACCCGCATATGAACGGCCAGAACGACTTTAATCTGGGCCTCAAGATGACCCGCCGCCTGATGCTGAAGATCAATGAACTCGGCGTGCCAGTGGGGACCGAACTGCTCGATCCGTTCGTGCCGCAGTACATCGACGATCAGCTCAGTTGGGGGGCCATCGGCGCGCGCACCACTGAGTCGCAGACGCACCGGGCAATGGTCAGCGGCGTTTCGGCTCCGGTGGGCTTCAAGAACGGCACCGGTGGCAACATCAAGCTGGCGGTGGACGCCATTGTCAGCGCCGGGAAGCCGCACACTTTTCTGGGCATCACCGACGAGGGCCAGGCCGCCGTCGTCTCGACTCGCGGCAACCCTGACGGCCACGTGATTTTGCGCGGCGGGCGTTTTGGCCCCAACTACGCCGCCGAACACGTGCAGGAAACCCTAGGCCTGATGACCGACGCCAAGGTCACGGCGGGCCTCGTCGTGGACTGCTCGCACCACAACAGCAATTACCAGTTTGAGAAGCAGCTCGACGCCTGGCACGACGTGATTTTACAGCGGGTGGCCGGAAACGATGCCCTGATCGGCCTGATGCTGGAGAGCAACCTGAATGAGGGCAAGCAGGGCATTCCGGCAGATCACGCCGACCTCAAATACGGCGTGTCGGTGACCGACGCCTGCGTGGGCTGGGAGAGCACCGAGGAGTTGCTGAAGTGGGCCTACGAGCAAATGGGCGCAGTGGTGAAGTCCGAAGTCGTGAGCTGA
- a CDS encoding bifunctional 3-deoxy-7-phosphoheptulonate synthase/chorismate mutase: MNHNDLPVPDDAGISSPASIESLRAQIDLINDDLIRLISRRAALAAEIGHVKTLEGRPHHYDPAREERQLKYIEEVNPGPFSAAALKSIFKEIFRASLDLEEANDKKQLLVSRKVQSTDTVLDIKGVRVGGDAPPIIIAGPCSIEGEEMMEATASFLAAKGVRILRGGAYKPRTSPYGFQGMGIDGLILGAGAARDHNMLFVTEVMDTRDVEVVAEYADILQIGARNMHNFALLREVGRSGMPVLLKRGFAATIEEWLYAAEYILAEGNKQVMLCERGIRTFEKWTRNTLDLSAVALAKQETHLPVLVDVTHAAGRRDLLIPLAKAALAVGADGLHVEVHPNPATALSDNEQQLDFAGYEAFDAAVKPMMGALSVKL, translated from the coding sequence ATGAACCACAACGATTTGCCTGTGCCGGACGACGCGGGAATCAGCTCGCCCGCCAGCATCGAAAGCCTGCGCGCCCAGATCGATTTGATCAACGACGACCTGATCCGGCTGATCTCACGCCGCGCCGCTCTGGCCGCCGAGATCGGCCACGTCAAGACCCTGGAAGGCCGCCCGCACCATTACGACCCGGCCCGCGAGGAGCGTCAGCTCAAGTACATCGAGGAGGTCAACCCCGGCCCCTTCTCGGCAGCGGCCCTCAAGAGCATCTTCAAGGAAATCTTCCGGGCCAGCCTGGACCTGGAGGAAGCCAACGACAAAAAGCAGCTGCTGGTCAGCCGCAAGGTGCAGAGCACCGACACCGTGCTGGACATCAAAGGGGTGCGGGTGGGGGGCGACGCGCCGCCGATCATCATCGCCGGGCCGTGCAGCATCGAGGGCGAGGAGATGATGGAGGCGACGGCCTCGTTCCTGGCCGCGAAAGGCGTCCGGATTCTGCGTGGCGGGGCCTACAAGCCGCGCACCAGTCCGTACGGCTTTCAGGGCATGGGGATCGATGGCCTGATTCTGGGTGCGGGCGCGGCGCGCGACCACAATATGCTGTTTGTCACCGAAGTGATGGATACCCGCGACGTGGAGGTGGTGGCCGAGTATGCCGACATCTTGCAGATCGGGGCCAGAAACATGCACAACTTCGCCCTGCTGCGCGAGGTGGGCCGCAGCGGGATGCCGGTGCTGCTCAAGCGCGGGTTTGCCGCCACCATCGAGGAGTGGCTCTACGCCGCCGAGTACATTCTGGCCGAGGGCAACAAGCAGGTGATGCTCTGCGAGCGCGGCATCCGCACCTTCGAGAAGTGGACCCGCAATACGCTCGATCTCTCGGCAGTGGCGCTGGCCAAGCAGGAAACCCACCTGCCAGTGCTGGTGGACGTGACCCACGCGGCGGGGCGGCGCGACCTCCTGATTCCGCTGGCGAAGGCGGCCCTGGCGGTGGGCGCAGACGGCCTGCACGTCGAGGTGCATCCCAACCCGGCCACGGCGCTGAGCGACAACGAGCAGCAGCTCGATTTTGCCGGATACGAGGCCTTCGACGCCGCCGTGAAGCCGATGATGGGAGCACTGAGCGTTAAGCTCTAA
- a CDS encoding KH domain-containing protein: MSDPVNMALFLAQSVVDQPAAVRATLRGPTIMLRVAGGEEGRVIGRQGRVISAIRTLVRAADPQGKLGVDLDAPRRER; this comes from the coding sequence ATGAGTGATCCCGTGAACATGGCGCTGTTTCTGGCGCAGAGCGTCGTCGATCAGCCTGCCGCTGTGCGGGCCACCCTGCGCGGCCCCACCATCATGCTGCGGGTCGCGGGCGGCGAGGAGGGCCGGGTCATCGGGCGTCAGGGCCGGGTCATCAGCGCCATTCGCACGCTGGTGCGCGCCGCCGATCCGCAGGGCAAGCTGGGTGTGGACCTCGATGCGCCGCGCCGCGAGCGGTGA
- a CDS encoding glutaredoxin family protein: MSGLDAKLVLYSRTGCHLCEDAEANLETLGQPFEHIDISGDAELERLYGWDVPVLTRGGVVIAKGVLGRERLRRALEL; the protein is encoded by the coding sequence ATGAGCGGCCTGGACGCAAAATTAGTCCTCTACTCCCGCACCGGCTGCCATCTCTGCGAGGATGCCGAGGCCAATCTGGAAACGCTGGGTCAGCCGTTCGAGCACATCGATATCAGCGGCGACGCCGAGCTGGAGCGCCTTTACGGCTGGGACGTGCCTGTGCTGACGCGCGGCGGCGTGGTGATCGCCAAGGGGGTGCTGGGCCGGGAACGGCTGCGGCGGGCGCTGGAATTGTGA
- the tatC gene encoding twin-arginine translocase subunit TatC, with product MTKLNADASAPIFDHLEELRRRIIYSLLFLVVGAGIAWTKVPQIILLLKEPLTYTNLYKADKLQLVATGLTEQLIFSFTIALWAGLALALPFILHQIWLFIAPGLYPNERKYGGPFIVGAGLSFVAGIAFCYYMILPPMVKFLVDFLGGTVGAIFSIGQYMGQIITLLISFGLCFEIPILAVILTRIGIVNHVMLRKMWKYAFMVCLILAAIITPTPDPINMSIAAAPLYVLYELGVLLSRVFRVRPEQTLESGNPT from the coding sequence ATGACCAAACTCAACGCCGACGCCAGCGCCCCGATCTTTGACCACCTGGAAGAACTGCGCCGCCGCATCATCTACAGCCTGCTCTTTCTGGTCGTGGGCGCGGGCATTGCCTGGACAAAAGTGCCGCAGATCATCTTGCTGCTCAAAGAGCCGCTGACCTACACCAACCTGTACAAAGCGGACAAGCTGCAACTGGTCGCCACTGGCCTTACCGAGCAACTGATCTTCAGCTTCACCATCGCCCTGTGGGCGGGGCTGGCGCTGGCGCTGCCGTTCATCCTGCATCAGATCTGGCTGTTCATCGCGCCTGGGCTGTATCCCAACGAGCGCAAATACGGCGGTCCCTTCATCGTCGGCGCGGGACTGAGCTTTGTCGCGGGCATCGCTTTTTGCTATTACATGATCCTGCCGCCGATGGTCAAGTTTCTGGTGGACTTCCTGGGCGGCACCGTCGGCGCGATCTTCTCGATCGGTCAGTACATGGGCCAGATCATCACGCTGCTGATCTCGTTCGGCCTGTGCTTCGAGATTCCGATTCTGGCCGTGATCCTGACCCGCATCGGCATCGTCAACCACGTGATGCTCAGAAAGATGTGGAAGTACGCCTTCATGGTCTGCCTGATCCTGGCAGCCATCATCACCCCCACTCCCGACCCGATCAACATGAGTATCGCCGCCGCGCCCTTATACGTTCTTTACGAACTCGGTGTGCTGCTCTCGCGGGTGTTCCGGGTTCGTCCCGAACAGACGCTGGAATCCGGCAACCCCACCTGA
- a CDS encoding DUF456 domain-containing protein produces the protein MTWPFVVFLLAWLIGMVGTFVPVIPATLIIFAGALAATFLGGFHPWPDLPFLMTFGVITLLISLIDNLASAWGARRYGGSRQAAWGALIGSLAGLFIPFGLIVGPLTGALLAELLVVRKSPLAALKSAYGTVLGVLGGVAAKFVLHLLIGLWELWRLWDPARSLWL, from the coding sequence GTGACCTGGCCTTTCGTGGTGTTTTTGCTGGCGTGGCTGATCGGGATGGTCGGCACCTTCGTGCCGGTGATTCCTGCCACCCTGATCATTTTCGCCGGGGCGCTGGCCGCCACCTTCCTCGGCGGCTTTCACCCCTGGCCCGATCTGCCGTTTCTGATGACCTTCGGCGTCATCACGCTGCTGATTTCACTGATCGACAACCTGGCCTCGGCCTGGGGCGCGCGGCGCTACGGCGGCAGCAGACAGGCCGCCTGGGGGGCCTTGATCGGCAGTCTGGCGGGCCTGTTCATTCCCTTCGGCCTGATCGTGGGGCCGCTGACGGGCGCACTGCTGGCCGAGTTGCTGGTCGTCAGGAAATCGCCGCTGGCCGCGCTCAAGTCGGCCTACGGTACGGTGCTGGGCGTGCTGGGTGGGGTGGCGGCCAAGTTCGTGCTGCACCTCTTGATCGGCCTGTGGGAACTGTGGCGGCTGTGGGACCCGGCCCGGAGCCTGTGGTTATGA
- a CDS encoding PadR family transcriptional regulator, giving the protein MTPLKSGTLDLALLASLESQSRYGLEILQHVNTRSGGAFDLREGSLYPALHRLVKSGWVESEWQESDRGGAPRKYYRLTESGQAALGAKKAEWRSLRGALDALLFTRLGWSGWLG; this is encoded by the coding sequence ATGACCCCGCTCAAATCCGGCACGCTCGATCTGGCGCTGCTCGCCTCACTGGAAAGCCAGTCGCGCTACGGCCTGGAAATCTTGCAGCACGTCAACACCCGCAGCGGCGGCGCGTTTGATCTGCGGGAGGGCAGTCTCTATCCGGCCCTGCACCGGCTGGTTAAATCCGGCTGGGTGGAGAGCGAGTGGCAGGAAAGTGACCGGGGCGGTGCGCCACGCAAGTATTACCGCCTGACCGAAAGTGGACAGGCGGCGCTGGGGGCCAAGAAAGCCGAGTGGCGCAGCCTGCGGGGAGCGCTCGACGCGCTGTTATTCACACGGCTGGGGTGGTCAGGGTGGCTGGGGTGA
- the tatA gene encoding twin-arginine translocase TatA/TatE family subunit, translating to MELILIVLVVVLLFGAKKIPEIAKGLGQGIKEFKSTSKDTPDTTVVTPRRDSDV from the coding sequence ATGGAACTGATTTTAATTGTGCTGGTCGTCGTCTTGCTGTTCGGAGCCAAGAAGATTCCTGAGATCGCCAAGGGCCTCGGCCAGGGCATCAAGGAATTCAAGTCCACCAGCAAGGACACTCCTGATACCACCGTCGTCACGCCGCGCCGCGACAGCGACGTCTAA
- a CDS encoding HAD family hydrolase, whose product MASPISFPLAPAGVLFDMDGVLTSNNVFHRQAWREVALSHMGLSLTELDLDTKVDGGRNPEIMQRLTGRPPTPEEALLFHTAKEERYRTLARGALREVAGLSAYLDILSARQIPYALVTSADRVNVEFGLEALGFSGHFPKRILGEDVTRGKPHSEPFERGAALLNLDPRHCLAHEDAVSGVMSAAAAGCVVVALSTTQTEAALLAAGARLVVPDFQNWPGWLA is encoded by the coding sequence ATGGCTTCTCCCATTTCTTTTCCTCTCGCTCCGGCAGGCGTGCTGTTCGACATGGACGGCGTGCTGACGAGCAACAACGTTTTTCACCGGCAGGCCTGGCGCGAGGTGGCGCTCTCGCACATGGGTCTGAGCCTGACCGAGCTGGACCTCGACACCAAGGTGGACGGCGGGCGCAACCCCGAGATCATGCAGCGCCTCACCGGACGCCCGCCCACGCCCGAGGAAGCACTTCTCTTTCACACCGCCAAGGAGGAACGCTACCGCACCCTGGCACGCGGGGCACTGCGTGAAGTGGCGGGGCTGAGCGCTTATCTGGATATCCTCTCGGCGCGGCAGATTCCTTACGCCCTGGTGACCAGTGCTGACAGGGTCAATGTCGAGTTCGGGCTGGAGGCGCTGGGATTTTCGGGGCACTTTCCGAAGCGGATTCTGGGCGAGGACGTGACGCGTGGCAAACCCCATTCCGAGCCGTTCGAGCGCGGCGCGGCGCTGCTGAACCTCGATCCCCGGCACTGTCTGGCCCACGAGGACGCGGTGAGCGGCGTCATGAGTGCAGCGGCGGCGGGCTGCGTGGTGGTGGCCCTGAGCACCACCCAGACCGAGGCGGCCCTGCTCGCGGCGGGCGCGCGGCTGGTGGTCCCCGATTTTCAGAACTGGCCGGGCTGGCTGGCGTAG
- the glmU gene encoding bifunctional UDP-N-acetylglucosamine diphosphorylase/glucosamine-1-phosphate N-acetyltransferase GlmU encodes MTQTHIFHDLPIPDPPTTARPLDVVILAAGAGTRMRSQLPKMLHEVCGRPMVAWAVKTAHDLGARDIVVVTGHGAAQVEAALARSGVRFARQDQQLGTGHAFLLGAAELRGDADVLVLYGDSPMLSAETLNAMRRLHTREANALTVLTSELPDASGYGRIVRGEGGQVERIVEQKAASPAQLRLTEFNSGVYLMDARAPDLAAHIGNDNAAGEYYLTDLLALYRGQGSRVAAFKIPDPSEVMGANDRVQLAELARLMQRRINERHMRAGVTLRDPATSYIEDTVTIAPDVVIEPGAVLRGHTEIASGTVIGAYSHLTDSRLAANVQVKPHSVLDGAVVGENSDVGPFARLRPGTVLEEGVHVGNFVEVKNSHLASGVKAGHLAYLGDASIGAESNIGAGTITANFDGLGKHRTEIGAGVFVGSNATLIAPLKLGDAAFVAGGSTVSADVPEGAMALGRGVQRNIEGWSLRYWRKLAAAKSEGQLARKLPWLSGWLTRQE; translated from the coding sequence ATGACACAAACCCACATTTTTCATGATCTGCCCATTCCTGATCCGCCCACCACGGCGCGCCCGCTCGACGTGGTCATTCTGGCCGCCGGAGCCGGGACCCGCATGCGCTCTCAGTTGCCCAAGATGCTGCACGAGGTGTGTGGCCGTCCGATGGTCGCCTGGGCCGTCAAGACCGCCCATGACCTCGGTGCCCGCGACATCGTGGTGGTCACCGGCCACGGTGCGGCGCAGGTGGAAGCCGCCCTCGCCCGCAGCGGGGTGCGCTTTGCCCGCCAGGATCAGCAGCTCGGCACTGGACACGCTTTCCTGCTGGGGGCCGCCGAGCTGCGCGGCGACGCCGACGTGCTGGTGCTCTACGGTGACAGCCCGATGCTCAGCGCCGAGACCCTGAACGCCATGCGCCGCCTGCACACCCGCGAGGCCAACGCCCTGACGGTGCTGACCAGCGAACTGCCCGACGCCAGCGGCTACGGGCGGATCGTGCGCGGCGAGGGCGGCCAGGTCGAGCGCATCGTGGAGCAGAAGGCGGCCAGCCCGGCGCAGCTGCGCCTCACCGAGTTCAACTCGGGGGTGTACCTGATGGACGCCCGTGCCCCCGACCTCGCCGCCCACATCGGCAACGACAACGCCGCCGGCGAATACTACCTGACCGATCTGCTGGCCCTCTACCGTGGGCAGGGCAGCCGGGTGGCCGCCTTCAAGATTCCCGATCCCAGCGAGGTCATGGGGGCCAACGACCGGGTGCAACTGGCCGAACTCGCCCGGCTGATGCAGCGGCGCATCAACGAGCGCCACATGCGCGCCGGGGTGACGTTGCGAGACCCGGCCACCAGCTACATCGAGGACACCGTGACCATCGCTCCCGACGTGGTGATCGAACCCGGCGCGGTGCTGCGTGGTCACACCGAGATCGCGTCCGGCACGGTCATCGGCGCGTACAGCCACCTGACCGACAGCCGCCTGGCCGCCAACGTTCAGGTCAAACCCCACAGCGTCCTGGACGGAGCGGTGGTCGGCGAGAACAGCGACGTGGGGCCGTTCGCGCGCCTGCGGCCCGGCACAGTGCTGGAGGAAGGCGTGCACGTGGGTAACTTCGTGGAAGTCAAGAACAGCCACCTCGCCAGCGGCGTCAAAGCCGGACACCTGGCTTACCTGGGCGACGCCAGCATCGGGGCCGAGAGCAATATCGGGGCCGGAACCATCACCGCCAACTTCGACGGCCTGGGCAAGCACCGCACCGAGATCGGGGCCGGGGTCTTCGTGGGCAGCAACGCCACACTGATCGCGCCGCTGAAACTGGGTGACGCGGCTTTCGTGGCTGGTGGCAGCACGGTGAGTGCAGACGTACCGGAGGGCGCAATGGCCCTGGGACGTGGGGTGCAGCGCAACATCGAGGGCTGGAGCCTGCGCTACTGGCGCAAGCTGGCGGCGGCCAAGTCGGAGGGCCAACTGGCCCGCAAGCTGCCCTGGCTCTCCGGCTGGCTCACGCGCCAGGAATAA
- a CDS encoding C40 family peptidase, whose product MNAFRMFLTVVALSGSLGTAAAATYTVRAGDTISSVAQRNNLQPQKLMQINGLNTTTLQVGQKLNLGSGTSSRPATAVSAPRSGGSSTIRTAALRFLGIRYASGGSSNWGLDCSGYTQAVYRSMGVSLPRTAASQFHSGSAVGRSNLQAGDLMFFNTMGRGVSHVAIYLGNGDFANANSYYGRTMVDNLSNPYWSARYIGARRVM is encoded by the coding sequence ATGAATGCCTTCAGAATGTTCCTGACCGTAGTTGCCCTGAGCGGCAGCCTTGGCACTGCTGCCGCCGCCACCTATACCGTCAGAGCTGGAGACACCATTTCGAGTGTGGCGCAGCGCAACAATTTGCAGCCGCAGAAGCTGATGCAGATCAATGGCCTGAACACCACCACCCTGCAAGTCGGCCAGAAACTCAACCTCGGCTCGGGGACCTCCAGCCGCCCGGCGACTGCCGTCTCTGCCCCCAGGTCCGGCGGCAGCAGCACCATCCGCACGGCGGCGCTGCGCTTTCTGGGCATCCGCTATGCATCGGGCGGCAGCAGCAACTGGGGGCTGGATTGCAGCGGCTACACCCAGGCGGTCTACCGCTCAATGGGCGTCTCACTGCCACGTACCGCCGCCTCGCAGTTTCATAGCGGCTCGGCGGTGGGACGCAGCAACCTGCAAGCGGGTGACCTGATGTTCTTCAACACCATGGGCCGGGGCGTGTCGCACGTGGCGATCTACCTGGGCAACGGCGACTTTGCCAACGCCAACAGCTACTACGGGCGCACCATGGTCGATAACCTCTCCAATCCCTACTGGTCGGCCCGCTATATCGGTGCCCGCCGGGTGATGTAA
- a CDS encoding prolipoprotein diacylglyceryl transferase: MHPVFLQIGNFSIAWYGVLMTLGIFIGAVIGTRMVRRRGLNEQLFSDMILWPLVIGFIGARLTFVATSWELFSGKSGLALLYDVINIRQGGISIHGGLIAGVGMLYYMARRHRVNFYQYADMFVPGIGFAIVGGRLGNIMNGSDTVGRVTDWAVGYRWPDWARGFHDAMCNPATEENLVQYCKTINGQLVMTAPVHFTQLYGIIIGIMLIVASAFWMRSRHPGWAFWQFWLWYSILRAGWEETFRLNPLSPNIYLNEGLSNPGIGLLTLTQVLSIPLIVVSIYMLWRVARQPEIPFGKPAPAAGQPVKSETGQS; the protein is encoded by the coding sequence ATGCATCCAGTCTTCTTACAGATCGGCAACTTCTCGATTGCCTGGTACGGCGTCCTGATGACGCTGGGCATTTTCATCGGGGCCGTCATCGGCACCCGGATGGTGCGGCGGCGCGGCCTCAACGAGCAGCTCTTCTCAGACATGATCCTGTGGCCACTGGTCATCGGCTTCATCGGCGCGCGGCTGACCTTCGTGGCGACGTCCTGGGAACTGTTCAGCGGCAAGTCGGGCCTCGCGCTGCTCTACGACGTCATCAATATCCGTCAGGGCGGCATCAGCATTCACGGCGGCCTGATCGCGGGCGTGGGGATGCTCTATTACATGGCCCGGCGGCACCGCGTCAACTTCTACCAGTACGCCGACATGTTCGTGCCAGGTATCGGCTTCGCCATCGTGGGCGGGCGGCTGGGCAACATCATGAACGGCTCGGACACGGTGGGGCGCGTCACCGACTGGGCGGTGGGCTACCGCTGGCCCGACTGGGCGCGCGGCTTTCACGACGCCATGTGCAACCCCGCCACCGAAGAAAACCTGGTGCAGTACTGCAAGACCATCAACGGCCAGCTGGTCATGACCGCCCCGGTGCATTTCACCCAGCTCTACGGCATCATCATCGGCATCATGCTGATCGTCGCCTCGGCTTTCTGGATGCGCTCGCGCCACCCCGGTTGGGCCTTCTGGCAGTTCTGGCTGTGGTACAGCATCCTGCGGGCCGGTTGGGAAGAGACCTTCCGGCTCAATCCGCTCTCGCCCAACATCTACCTCAACGAGGGCCTGAGCAATCCCGGCATCGGCCTGTTGACGCTGACCCAGGTGCTGAGCATTCCGCTGATCGTGGTGTCCATCTACATGCTCTGGCGGGTGGCCCGGCAGCCGGAAATTCCGTTCGGGAAGCCTGCCCCAGCAGCCGGTCAGCCCGTCAAGTCGGAGACCGGCCAGAGCTGA